TGCTATAGAGGTCCAGCCAGGTCCTCTCTGCCCAGGTATGGTTGGAAGATGACTCAGTCTGTGCAGGTCAGTCTTCAATCTCTTCCAGGTACAGAAATGCTTCTGTAGGATAGCAGAGGGAGCTGTCCAGTCAAGATTGGCTGTCCACTAGCAATGATCTCTCTACATCCAGTACAGGCACtgcaaaatctttaaaaatttctatGAGCTTTAGTGTGGGACAGAGACCATGAATCCAGCTCAGCTTTCATGACAAAAGGGCAGAGGCCAGcagtatataaaaacaataaatttaatcAAAGGACAAGAGACATGATGGGATAGGCAGTCATTCCAGGGTCCTGGACTTGATCCAAGAGGTTTGTGTGTGAAGTAGCTTGTAGCCGCCcgcagccacaagtcaactgggttcacctgaaaggggggctgggaatgaaaggggacggagggcaagaagagatgaggccaagacaaagttctctgatcaaagcctcaagtttaataatttgctttcacatataaaggggaagccccacccccacaagaagaGTCTTCTCTGGCACTTCATCTCAGCAGCttgggtgaggggtgtgcatccttaatgGTGTAGggagctagctcagcaggcagtctattcaactcaactcctgtggcagactttggtctccaatgcaggcagcttcccaggtcctttgtctCTAGGGGTAAACAGTGTGTTCTGGCCTGCTCAACCTGGACAGGTTGGCAgcatgggggaagggcacagtagCTCAAAGCATTGCATAGCCAGTCCCTCTCATCTGGACAACAGGGCCCTCAGGCCTGAGGCTGGAGGGAGGAGGTGCTGGAGGGAGGAGGTGGTTCTGTAGGATTTGGCATCAGAACAACCTGCAGGAGAAAAAGGGGTACTTGTTTTATTTAGGGTCTGGGTAAACAATGACAAATATGGTTGGCAGAGCCCTCCCCAATCTATTATTTCAACATCTTGGACAACCAGCTATGAAACATATTAGGTATTAGGACAGAATGACTCACCTCAAAGTAGGGTGGTTCGGGATCCGAGGAGGTGGTGCAAATGCTCTCTAGGGGAGCAATGGAGGGTGGGTCTGGAGGTGTCTGATGATCTGATGTTCTGACCTCATGCTGTAGTTCTCTGTTCTTGGACTGCCACACTAGGCAGCCGTAGAACAAACGAAGTAACATGACCAATAGGATGATGTACAGGACGctagggaggagggggatggttTGTGATAAGTGCCCAGGTCATGCTCCCCtgccacacctcctccatcacCCAGCCAATCCTATTTGAGGTGGACCCAGACCTCAGTGAAGGATGCCCTCAAGTAGTGACCCTGGGCTTACCTGAAGAGATCATTTTGAGGATTCCAGACCTTTCTTTCTAGACAGCATTCATTGTCACAGCAGCTGAATCCTTTGGGGCAGTTTCTAGAAGGACAAACAGGAATGGGGGGGAACTGATGACATGAGAGTGTCAAAACAAAGGGTCCCTGTTTCCCTAGACACTTAGACCCTCAGGTTGCCAGCCACCCTTAGTGGGTGTGGGGTACAGATTCATCCTGGGTTCACTGGGAGGAATTGGGATCAGGActtgagacctgagttcagagttCATCGGGTCAGTATGCCATTGTTCCTCAGGCAGAATGGTCATGATGCTGAtcttacttgggaggcaggagtgggacaTCACTCATTTGACTCCCTCTCCCCAGCTATGAAAGATTGGGGATTTTCAGCAGTTACAGACCTGCAGATCCGGAGGTTGGGTTAGGTGAACAGATAATGGTTTCAGCAAAAGTGATATGAATTAGGTGTCTGTCACCTTATCCAGGTCAGAATCTGAACAGATACCCATTCCTCTGCCTTTACTGATAATTTATGACAAAGTCTCATACTTACGAGATGTCACATGTGTTTACagtctgtggggaaaaaaaggcagaGGTCAGAGCTCCAAGCCTGGGAGTTGGGTCTCAGAGGTTAGAGTGCTTGTCCAGCATGGCAATAAATCAGGTAGGGGTGTGTAAACCAGTGGTGCATGTCCATCATGACAGAACTCAGGAGAAGGCAGAACTATCCAAGGCTGCatagccagtttgaggccagaatgggacaagaaactctgtctcaaaaagaactgGGAGGCTAGTCTCTGCTCAGTCATTGTTCCAGATATTGGGGCTCAGATTCTTCCTCCCTTCAACTACCATGTCCAGGGTCAACAACTGAATGTCTGTCACCcgaagtgctgggagtaaagacaTGACAATCCAAGGAAGCTACTTCACCCATTTTTACTGAGACAGGCAAGTTtctcactgtgttgccctggctagcctggaatttggagttctacctgtctctgcctccatatctctggattaaagatgtggaccACTAACTACACCTagctcccttacacacacacacacacacacacacacacacacacacacacacacacaattggagATTGGCCTAGGAAGGCACCTTTAACTTCAGAGTCCCCCAGAAAGCAACCAAAGCCCCCACTTTCCCTACAGCTATGACCCAGAGTCATAGGTAGAGACAACTCTGTGAGTTTACTAAACATACTCAGGTCCTATTCACTCTCAGGTCAGTGATGGAAATGCCCTGCCTGGTAGCCTTCAGTGTTTTGAGGCCCCCAAGGTCTCCATACAGCATTCCACGCTATTGACAGCAGTACTGTCTAATCTGTTAATTAGGGCTGTTCTAGAACtgtctctatagaccaggctggcctcaaactcagatccacctccctctgccttgtcagtgttgggattaaaggtgtgagctgctAAAACTACTGGGGTCCTGTCCTAACTACATTTAAGCTGTGGTTATACCAGGAATGGTGgtatgcacacctttaattccaatgCTGAGGTACCAAAGCAGGTCTCTGTTGAATTCAAGGTCAGTATattctatatagtgagaccctgagtcACAACAAAAAGGCTGACAAGTTTGATAAAATGGACCCTGAttattccctctcccttcttAACCAGGTGATCTGATCAGGATCTTTGGGAGCCTGCGTTTATGGGAACATGGATTTATTAGATCTGATTGTGTGGATTGACAATGTCTATGCTTGGGGGATTCAGAGAGGTGTCAACAAAAGATGCAGAAGTCCCAGATTGGAAGTGTCTTGACCCTGGGTTCACTCCTGCATGGCCTTGCAGGATGAAGAACTATAAGTTCCAAAAAGGGGACACTGTTCTGGGGAGCAGACTTGTGACTTCACttaccacctctaccaccacccccacccccatcagcaGATTCTCAACTAAGAGGGTAAATTTAATCTCTGAGTTGAGGCCTACCTGGACTAAAGAGCTCTAGGATAGCCATGattagagaaatcctgtctcaaaacaaacaaacaaacaaacaaaaaaaaaaaaacaaaaaacaaaaaaccctactcCCTAGGATCATAGTATGAGGCCACTCAACACAAGCAGCCAGGTCTACTCAAGGATATACTTGCAACTAATCAGAGAAGTGAGACCTCCACTTCCCTGGTACACAGATAAGTCCCAGAGAGGGCCAATAAGCTATACCCGAAGGTCACCATCCATGGAGgaacagggaaggagggaaggctaACCCAGACAAGCATGATCTCAGGTTCCTCAGCCTGACTCAGAGCTTAAGACATGCCAAGATTAAAATGGGGGTCAAAGACCCTATGCAGGTTGTGGTTGGGGCCAGCTCCCAGATAGCAACACAACCCTGCCAAGACCTGGGGCCCAGGTTTCCCCAGGGCCTCACTCTGAGGTCCCTACCTCCACTTTCTCCAAAcacaacagaaaggaagaagtcaccaATTGGCTGTGGTTAACAGAATTTCTGACAAGATGGGGACTGCACTCTTAGACAAGCCTCTGCCCCATGGAGTCCTCCAAAAGTCACAGAAGTCTTACTTACCTCATTGATGCTTACTCCTTGGAGACTGGGAAGCAGGCCAAAGATCAAGGTGAGTGGGACCAGGACCCAGGTGTCCTGCATCCTGGCAAGGGGGTCACTGAGCTTCTGTGTGTAAGGACagagtgacagggcaagaccttTCCAACTTCTCTCCACCTATGTGGCCCAGCCTCAGGGTAGGGGCAGAGTTAAGACACTGGAGTTGTTCAGGACCAGGGCTTCGAGCTGAAGAGGAGCTCagggaagagaagtggggaggagctGGCCTTGCTTGAGCTTGAGAAATTGGGAATCCAGAGGTTAGAAGGCATTGATTCACCAACTCTAAAGTTGGATGTAACAGAGCACTCTGGAAGTCTCTCTGCTGGGCTGAGCTTAAATAGTGGCTAGAGCAGGGCGTGGTGACACAACCTTTAATTCAATCAGggagaaggcagatctctgtgagttcaaatctaCTGTGATATAAGTAGTGAGCTCTGGGCCAACtaagattaaatttttttttaaagccagttggaggtagcacaagcctttaaaTCCAAGcactcagcactcaagagacagaagccagtggatctctgaggctagcctggtctaccgagccagttctgggacagccaagactacatagagaaaccctgtggggGTCAGGAGGCACAAAAGTccagggagatgactcagagattaagagcagtTGTCCTTGGATCTGGATTTGGTTTCAGGCTTCTGTATACAagatgttttttttgtttgtttgttttattttggttttttgttttgttttttgggcttttttgttttgttttgttttgagacagggtttctctgtgtagccctggctgtcctggaactcactctgtagaccaggctggcctcaaactcagaaatccacctgcctctgcctcccaagtgttgggattaaaggcgtgcgccaccaccgcctggcttacaAGATGGCTCTGAAGCATCCGAACTCTAGTTCTAGTGATTCCCTCTGCTGAACTCtgagggcatcaggcatgcacactGTGCACATTCATCTATGTATGCAATaaatactcagacacataaaatgaaataaagaaactgTAGGcaaaactaaagcaaaacaaacaaaccaggaaggCCAGCCAGGTGATTCAGTGGGCAAATGTACTTACcacaagcctgaaaacctgaattgtgttttgttttcttttttagttttattgtttaAGGCAGGGTCAccctacatagccctggctgtcctggagctcactacatAAAATAGGCTATCctacaactcacagagatccccctgtctctgcctcctgaatactgtgattacaggcgtgtgccaccgcatCTAGGATTTGATCTttggaacactcagctccttctgGATGACTTGGGTTCTTCCATGTAGTGAAAGTAGAAAGTCAACTCCATGCACTTGCCcccaaatacacagacacagacacacacacacacacacacacacacacagagagagagagagagagagagagagagagagcgcacgcgaaggaagagagggagagagagacacacagagagagacagagaaagagggagaatgaatgaataaaattaaaatatcatttgttattgtttttgtttttcaagatagggtttctttatgtagctctggctgtcctggaactcactctgtagaccaggctggccttcaactcaagCGATCTACTTCCCTCTGCActcagagtactgggattaaaagtgtgtgcctcCATATTCTGatataaaatatgctttaaaataaacatttgctgggcagtggtggcgcatgcctttaatctcagcacttgggaggcagaggcaggtggatttctgagttcgaggccagcctggtctaaagagtgagtccaggacagccagaactacacagagaaaccctgtatcgaaaaaaccaaaataataataataataataataataataataataataataataatttaaaattcaagcCAAGTGGTGATAACATAcagctttaatctcagaacttgggtagcagaagcaggcagatctttgaggtcaaggccagcctggtctacagagtgagttccaggataaccaaggCTACTCAAAGAAAGTCTGACtcaaaaaatcaaagtaaataaataaaatttgagagatCAGGCTAACACTGGAGGGGTGCCCCCAAGCTAGGGAGGGAAAATATTGGCACAGCATTCCCCACAGCACTGGGATATTAGCGCCCCCTTCATTTTTACAACTCTGTGGGGAGAGAATGCTGGGacagttcttttgttttgttttgttttggttttttttagatattttatttacacttcagaaacaccttcatagaagcaggaggaggggggatgggataaggggttcctgggtggtgggggaaatatggtaaggggataaaatttgaaatgtaaatattatatccaataaaagaggggaaaaaatagaaaagcgagtagaaccaacaatcttaataaaatgtcagccctcttaaaaataaaaaaactatctttatactaaaatttgttttgagaattgtatattgcagaatgatcagccttggtgtatctactcaacaagcaagctgggcagacctgctcaaacctctgaggtccgggaattccatctggaggcagcgaagacacagcatcagaggattgtcaatttgctctccccccaactcctcttctaatctcaacacccataatcagcttgaagaagctaatgaagagtcagcgcccctattccctgggctaggggactaaggtggtaaatgttgggcagtctctctagggaaaagtagtggttttgtcagaatagagagaattagctagggtttattgcatagccataacctattagtagaaatctgtataattaatatcaagatgaagatataaattcttaaatggcaccaatttactttgtttacaaattttaaggttttcattggcatgagcttcttaatgatataagagtgagacaaatattgttactctcataggcattgtaccagtataacacatttaggaatacaaagcttagacccagtccttctttaactctttttaactgatttgagatgatcagcctgtgagttaagggactatagcaaattcatgacttggagtttattataagggtattctctatgttttatgtagaaatagctgagtggagtaaacaggcaacagtccagattaccttacatggacagttcatttctaaacaaagaaaaatcaagaccAAAGTCTTTGTCCACTGTGGCCAAAAAACCATTAGCCCTCAAGGGGATGAGCAGCCCAGGTGGGATTCATGGAAAAACTCAAGCGGTCAAAGGATGGCTGCCAGCATCAGCTAGTGCAGAGGTGGCACAAGGCACTGGCAATTGACTTGGAAGGCTCTTGGGCCCCTTACAAGAAAGTAGGGTGGACAGGTAAATACATGGTGACTGTCAAGGGGGGAAGAGAGATGTAGGGCAGCCAAGCTCAGGGAAGTGGCACAATGAAGTAGTGGCTAGGTCACTGTCTGGTATGGggacacaggaaggtcctcctcgGAGATTCTGGTGTTAGTGTGAGCTGCATCTCACATCTCCCATTACCTGTCCAACCCAAAATTGGCTACTGGGAATCAGAGGCTGCTTGAAGACCTTACCTGAATTCTGGTCCCATTTTTCTTTGTCATACTGAGAGACTCTCCTCTTGCCTTTTCTCCCAGTCTCTGTTTTCCAATTTCAGTGTTTCCCCATCTCCAAAGACAACAATTTTGGCCTCTCTGGTTTTCCTACAGATTCTCTCTATCACCCACTGTAGGTCAGTGGAGCCagactgttttggttttggttttgcccACATTTCCATGACTGCTTTGGTCCCTGCACTCCTGTGGCTCAGGGACCCTCCAGCTCCCTCACTCTCCTCCAAGGCCTCTGGTCTCTCTCCcactttctgcctctgtttctcattATCCCTTGGCCACTCCTAAAGCTTAAAAAGAGAACCTTCCAGAGCCAAGCCAAGTGCAATTGGGATCTGGCCCCAGAGAATCCGCTCTGTACTTGCAATCTCTGGTAACTGAgtctagggagagaagaggggttgggggaggggaagtatGCCACCTGCCAACATCCTTGTAGATACCAAGGTGAAGAGACTcaaattaattgcattgacaaggAAGATTCAAAAAAGCCAggcagaaacttttttttaactgtttaacattcaaacttttgggctaggTCCCCACAATTgaaatcactctcagtaacaaagtcttcctaCTAGGATGGGCCATTAATCCCCATTAAAAGCACTCTactgctttcctaatccaaagtcctcaaatccacattcttccaaacaaaagtatGGCCAGGCCTattacagcaataccccactcctggtaccaacttctgtcttagttaaggttttactgctgtggacaaacaccatgaccaaggaagctcttataaggacaacatttaattggggctggcttacaggttcagaggttcagtccattatcatcaaggcaggaacagggcagcatccaggcaggcatggtacaggcagagctgagggttctacatcttctgaaggctgctagcagaatacttgcttcctggcagctaggatgagggtctcaatgcctacactcacagtgacacacctactccaacaaggccacaccttccaatagtgccacCCTTAGGGTCAaccacatacaaaccatcacacaaggAAACTTGTATTATCTGAATATAGCTTTAATCCACCCCTCTTTCTTCTGACAAGAATACATCTGGATTAGATGGATGCCAGAGAATCAAAAGAACTAACAGAAGCCACATTCTGCCCATCAAGGCCTCTGGTACTAGGTACTTCCTTTAGGTCCTCCAGCCATCCCATCCCCAACTCTCTTTCTTAACTGCCAAGTGCAtagccttctcctctttcctgagaCATAATTCTAGAGGGGGCTCCAGACCAGCCTTGACAGGGTGGCAGGAAGAAGAGCATAGACAACCACAGAAGTACATCTCAGGACgcagacaaagacagaggagcTTGTGCAGAAGCAGGAGTGCCAGAAGTCCAAGTTAGCAACAATTTCACTCAAGAGGGCAGAAGTGTGAGTGTCCTTGGGAAGTTTCAGCACTGTAGTAAGGAGGTTCCACCTCAGCTGGGGGGATAGGGCCTCACTAAGTCTCCATTGCTAACTACAGGGGGTTTGTCAGGAAGCATAATCTCccctctgcctttttctctccctAGACTCAGTCATCAGAGATTGCAAGTACAGAGGGGATTCTCTGGGGCCAGATCCCAATTGCACTTGGCTTGGCTCTGGAAGGTTCTCTTTTTAAATGCTAGGAGGGACCAAGGGAtaatgagaaactgaggcagaaagtgGGAGAGAGACCAGAGGCCTTGGAGGAGAGTGAGGGAGCTGGAGGGTCCCTGAGCCACAGGAGTGCAGGGACCAAAGCAGTCATGGAGATGTGGGCAAAACCAAAACAGCCTGGCTCCACTCACCTACAGTGGGTGATAGAAATGGGAGGAAAAACAGAACCTTTGGAGGTGGCCCCCATTTGGACAGTGACATTGGAAAACAGAGACTGGGAGAAAAGGGAGGATTGGAGAATCTCTCCTTATGACAAAGAACAATGGGACCAGAAGTCAGGGGAGGCCTTCATGCAGCCTCCTGATTCCCAGTAGCTAATTTAGTGTGGAAAAGTAACAGGAGATGTGAGATGCAGCTCACACTAACACCAGAGTCTCCCAGGGCAACCTTCCTGTGTCCCCAGACCAGACAGGGACCTAGCCACTACCTCATTGCACTCTTTCCCCAAGCTGGGCTGCCCTACATCTCTCTTTGGCCCTTGACAGTCACCATGCATCCACCtgtccagcctgctttcttgtaagGGACCCCAGAACCTCTCAGGTCAAGTCCCAGGTCCCTGTGCACACACTGGTGCTGGCCGATGCTGCCACCTGGCGGCCATCCTCTGACCGCCTGAGTCCTTCCATGAATCCCACCTGGGCTGCTCATCCCCTTGAAGGCTAATGACTTTTTGTCCACAGTGGACAAAGTCCttagccttgattttttttctttgtcagaaaGAAAGTGACCCATATCTCTCCCAAAAAGTTGCAAAACATCGGGGACACTAATATCCAGCACTGTGGGGaatcctgtgccaatgtgtttctTCCC
The nucleotide sequence above comes from Arvicanthis niloticus isolate mArvNil1 chromosome 6, mArvNil1.pat.X, whole genome shotgun sequence. Encoded proteins:
- the LOC117710238 gene encoding transmembrane protein 92-like, with translation MQDTWVLVPLTLIFGLLPSLQGVSINETVNTCDISNCPKGFSCCDNECCLERKVWNPQNDLFSVLYIILLVMLLRLFYGCLVWQSKNRELQHEVRTSDHQTPPDPPSIAPLESICTTSSDPEPPYFEVVLMPNPTEPPPPSSTSSLQPQA